Proteins encoded by one window of Xiphias gladius isolate SHS-SW01 ecotype Sanya breed wild chromosome 15, ASM1685928v1, whole genome shotgun sequence:
- the dnah9 gene encoding dynein heavy chain 9, axonemal isoform X6 translates to MEGKDERLDPVRSFTVKSLRLDEARWQEFVSEEGNQVNFNSFFNAQDYCHLFICQDPDSRLSVSLDFPQNIQSKVICVSKTAREAVTKENSRKILIFQEVQGEEVLNFIICVTEQVTCPLLSNPENSSRWVSGVIDEAFRLMERQKNEALVMKAQIEGRTFLPHPDALHDDALYDAAKGGKVSDMKLLHTCDWTIIEWAELVSEFLQQDSSQPVVDGLKPLPSEEFHFWKNRRRNLLFIQQQLMSSRAQLVAFIVERAESVYWSTLRDMYRDVQEGVKEAEDVTLNLSPLQKKLEEVEQMEYQQLGENMASVLEEVLLVWIRSEFYCKPCRMVVLLQEICNLLIHLSRKFLRGEEVMHGLVSDPGLVLDDVRLVIWTLQTFKETYSQIRAQLEDQSQDRVSQSWDFPSHLVFIHLDNFLHRLQGIQEVFCVSLQLYQLDQVVLSGVNGRMWTDVAKNMYRDFLRHVTVLSHCNCDPTDSDDQSFELYLDQFQVQVSDLERRLVSVLSRALENCSVSSSAAKLVNMFGFILDRRLIQDQLRPYLIRLVDMVLMELDHTKLLFYSQREKSKTFSRFTPTAAAGLCWTQQLRLRAEDSLTNYRTVQHLCVDSGQLVLQRFQQIVDPLQDFRDRLKSEWSSQLDSDCGFVLEQPLIQFNQQGMLGVNSSHKLEAVLRELRYVIRERDMELRPHAAQLCTCRDDVTQNYLSLSHMVACYNQVVSDVLQVELPLIKDQLQDLNRTLSELQGNTWGSEGLQQLVKQQTDKVLMFHSSVTEARANTDAMTHIIQGWAELHLLQRSAESLLDGGATEQSYKRIREEGQELLRLTQVNRSLYRATDCSESWFRYLDNIDDKVQDGLFQLLLRSLHFLSDNMNPQSANRNPNTVFADVGVVILTGCRHRTVTDCSITVTHCLQ, encoded by the exons atggagggtaAAGACGAGCGGTTGGATCCTGTCCGGAGTTTCACCGTTAAAAGTTTGAGGCTGGATGAGGCAAGATGGCAGGAGTTTGTGTCGGAGGAGGGGAACCAGGTGAACTTCAACAGTTTCTTTAACGCTCAAGATTACTGTCACCTGTTCATCTGTCAGGACCCGGACTCcagactctctgtcagcctcgACTTCCCCCAGAACATCCAAAGTAAAGTAATCTGTGTCTCTAAAACGGCCCGTGAAGCCGTGACTAAGGAAAACTCCAGGAAAATTTTAATCTTTCAAGAAGTTCAGGGAGAAGAGGTCCTGAACTTCATCATCTGTGTCACTGAACAG GTGACCTGCCCGTTGCTTAGCAACCcggagaacagcagcaggtggGTGTCGGGTGTGATCGACGAGGCCTTTAGGCTCATGGAGCGACAGAAGAACGAAGCGCTGGTGATGAAGGCTCAGATAGAGGGACGCACCTTCCTGCCTCATCCCGACGCTCTCCATGACGATGCTCTGTACGACGCCGCCAAAGGAGG GAAGGTATCAGACATGAAACTGCTCCACACCTGTGATTGGACGATCATAGAGTGGGCGGAGCTTGTGTCTGAGTTCCTGCAGCAGGACTCGTCTCAGCCAGTTGTGGACGGACTGAAGCCGCTTCCTTCAGAGGAGTTCCACTTCTGGAAGAACCGACGACGGAACCTGCTCTTCATCCAACAGCAG TTGATGAGCAGCAGAGCTCAGCTGGTGGCGTTTATTGTTGAGAGGGCAGAAAGTGTCTACTGGTCCACGCTGAGAGACATGTACAGAGACGTCCAGGAAG GTGTGAAGGAGGCGGAGGATGTGACCCTGAACCTGTCTCCTCTGCagaagaagctggaggaggtggagcagaTGGAGTACCAGCAG CTGGGGGAAAACATGGCGTCTGTGCTGGAGGAGGTGCTTCTGGTGTGGATCAGGTCTGAGTTCTACTGTAAACCCTGCAGGATGGTGGTCCTGCTGCAGGAGATCTGCAACCTCCTCATACACCTG AGCAGGAAGTTCCTGCGAGGGGAGGAAGTGATGCATGGTCTGGTGTCAGACCCTGGTCTGGTCCTGGATGATGTCAGACTGGTGATCTGGACTCTGCAAACTTTCAAAGAGACGTACAGTCAGATCAGGGCTCAGCTGGAGGACCAGAGCCAG GACCGAGTCTCCCAGAGCTGGGACTTTCCCTCACACCTGGTCTTCATCCACCTGGACAACTTCCTACACCGTCTGCAGGGCATCCAA gagGTATTCTGTGTCAGTCTGCAGCTGTATCAGCTGGATCAAGTGGTTCTGTCCGGTGTCAATGGCAGGATGTGGACAGATGTGGCTAAGAACATGTATCGGGACTTCCTGCGTCATGTAACGGTCCTGTCTCACTGTAACTGTGACCCCACCGACTCCGACGACCAG AGCTTTGAACTGTACCTGGATCAGTTCCAGGTTCAGGTGTCAGACCTGGAGAGACGTCTGGTGTCGGTGCTAAGCAGAGCCTTGGAGAACTGCAGcgtctcttcctctgcagcaaAG CTGGTCAACATGTTCGGGTTCATCCTGGACCGGCGTCTGATCCAGGATCAACTGCGACCTTACCTGATCCGGCTGGTGGATATGGTCCTGATGGAGCTGGATCACACTAAGCTGCTGTTctacagtcagagagagaaatcgAAAACATTCAGCAGGTTCACTCCGACTGCTGCAGCTGGCCTCTGCTGGACTCAGCAGCTCCGACTGAGAGCCGAAGACTCTCTGACGAACTACAGGACTGTTCAACACCT GTGTGTGGACTCAGGTCAGCTAGTTCTGCAGAGGTTCCAGCAGATTGTGGACCCCCTGCAGGACTTCAGAGACAGACTGAAGTCAGAATGGAGCTCTCAGCTGGACTCGGACTGTGGATTTGTACTGGAACAACCCCTGATCCAGTTCAACCAGCAAGGCATGCTGGGAGTCAACAGCAGCCAcaag CTGGAGGCGGTGCTGAGGGAGCTCAGGTATGTGATCAGGGAGAGAGACATGGAGCTCCGCCCCCACGCTGCTCAACTCTGCACCTGCAGAGATGACGTCACGCAGAACTACCTCAGCCTGAGTCACATGGTGGCTTGCTACAACCAG GTGGTGAGTGACGTCCTGCAGGTCGAGCTTCCTCTGATCAAGGACCAGCTGCAGGACCTGAACCGGACTCTGTCAGAACTGCAGGGGAACACCTGGGGCTCTGAAG GTTTGCAGCAGCTggtgaagcagcagacagacaaagtgtTGATGTTTCATTCCTCAGTCACTGAGGCCAGGGCCAACACGGACGCCATGACACACATCATCCAG GGCTGGGCGGAGCTTCACCTGCTGCAGCGCTCAGCTGAGTCACTGCTGGATGGTGGAGCCACAGAACAGAGCTACAAGCGCATCAGAGAGGAGGGACAGGAGCTGCTGAGGTTAACACAG GTGAACAGGAGTCTGTACAGAGCTACTGACTGCTCTGAGTCCTGGTTCAGGTATCTGGACAACATTGATGACAAAGTCCAAGATGGACTGTTCCAGCTGCTGCTCAGATCACTACACTTCCTGTCTGACAACATGAACccacag TCGGCCAATAGAAACCCTAATACGGTGTTTGCAGATGTGGGGGTCGTTATTCTGACAGGGTGTCGCCATCGTACAGTAACAGACTGCAGCATCACTGTCACACACTGTTTACAATAG